A genome region from Gouania willdenowi chromosome 9, fGouWil2.1, whole genome shotgun sequence includes the following:
- the il12b2 gene encoding interleukin-12 subunit beta, with translation MASCEHFSKHLQVSGGSQQLKSLHRFAALRHHFLPMEISSLWIFGFLLIRSTAWTLGLENFPTKFVVANRNDPGPITLTCDAKPEGNVTWRFEGEEVEEGDTRGSTLILSEVDAPVLGEYSCWNGHRRLSSTYLLLEDEDEVKIDSLLSCRATSYDCNFHCRWNNVEFTTVRLGLGRNCTEGEKSCQWITESCPIVPDCGFNFTIPHSLSPYEEESTMLELTAEAIRNLSVLRRTKRFYLRDIVKPDSPQIVGYQEQEQHLKVTIEPPSSWSRPHSFFVLEHEIEYVLKDNGKTGRSSSSLIPKRISKLRVRSRDPFVVSAWSHWTSWKKVV, from the exons ATGGCTTCCTGTGAGCATTTCTCCAAACATCTGCAGGTGTCAGGAGGTTCACAACAGCTGAAATCTTTGCATCGTTTTGCAGCGCTCCGACATCACTTCCTTCCAATG GAGATCTCCTCACTCTGGATCTTTGGGTTTCTGTTGATCAGATCGACTGCATGGACACTTGGACTTGAAAACTTTCCAACAAAAT ttgtagtAGCTAACAGGAACGACCCTGGTCCAATCACGCTGACCTGTGATGCAAAGCCTGAAGGAAACGTCACATGGAGGTTTGAGGGTGAAGAGGTGGAGGAGGGGGACACGAGGGGTTCAACTCTGATCCTGTCAGAAGTAGATGCACCAGTGTTAGGAGAATACAGCTGCTGGAATGGACACAGGAGGCTGTCCAGCACGTATCTGCTGCTGGAAGATGAAGACGAAGTCAAAATAG ATTCTCTCCTGAGTTGTAGAGCAACTTCTTATGACTGTAACTTTCACTGCAGATGGAATAACGTTGAGTTCACCACTGTTCGTCTTGGACTAGGTCGTAACTG CACTGAAGGCGAGAAGTCATGTCAGTGGATCACAGAAAGTTGTCCGATTGTCCCCGATTGTGGATTCAACTTCACGATACCGCACTCTCTTTCACCTTATGAGGAAGAAAGCACCATGCTGGAACTCACTGCTGAAGCCATTCGCAACCTGTCGGTCCTCAGGAGAACCAAGAGGTTTTATCTGAGAGACATCG TAAAACCAGATAGTCCTCAGATAGTCGGGTATCAAGAACAGGAGCAACATCTGAAAGTGACCATTGAGCCTCCGTCCAGCTGGTCCAGGCCTCACAGCTTCTTCGTCCTGGAGCATGAGATAGAATACGTGCTAAAAGATAATGGAAAG acTGGACGTTCTTCATCTTCTCTGATACCAAAACGGATCAGCAAGCTGAGGGTTCGGTCCAGAGATCCATTTGTTGTGTCAGCGTGGAGTCATTGGACGTCCTGGAAGAAGGTCGTATAG